One genomic window of Arvicanthis niloticus isolate mArvNil1 chromosome 24, mArvNil1.pat.X, whole genome shotgun sequence includes the following:
- the Ufsp1 gene encoding ufm1-specific protease 1: protein ESVQPREVGAGKSQRAPARSIRRKRALGPPLGAELATAQGWFAAPFRRFGVSLLLACSVRVPRFSVPTLPVADPRKHQEAGTRPASVTAALLSTLELLKDVHLGLPVPCPAPARLALLSGHYLYYHYGCDGLDDRGWGCGYRTLQTLCSWPEGQSSGVPGLAALQGALEDMGDKPPGFRGSRNWIGCVEASLCLEHFGGLQGRLCHLPRGAGLRGEVERLYSHFTGGGGPVMVGGDADAQSKALLGICEGPSMEVYVLILDPHYWGTPKERCELQAAGWVGWQKASSVFDSSSFYNLCLTRQI, encoded by the coding sequence GAGTCTGTGCAGCCGCGGGAAGTTGGGGCGGGGAAAAGCCAAAGAGCCCCTGCCCGCAGCATCCGGCGGAAGCGAGCGCTAGGCCCGCCCCTAGGGGCGGAGCTTGCGACTGCGCAAGGCTGGTTTGCGGCTCCTTTTAGACGGTTCGGCGTCTCATTGCTGCTAGCCTGTTCGGTGAGAGTTCCCAGGTTCTCTGTGCCCACACTGCCCGTAGCTGATCCCAGAAAACACCAGGAAGCCGGAACTCGCCCTGCCTCGGTGACAGCTGCTCTACTGAGCACCCTGGAGCTGCTGAAGGACGTGCACCTGGGCCTGCCCGTGCCCTGCCCGGCTCCCGCCCGACTGGCCCTGCTCTCAGGCCACTACCTTTACTATCACTACGGGTGCGATGGACTGGATGACCGTGGCTGGGGATGTGGCTACCGTACCCTGCAGACGCTGTGCTCCTGGCCAGAGGGCCAGTCCTCGGGCGTGCCTGGGCTGGCAGCCTTGCAGGGAGCCCTAGAGGACATGGGCGACAAGCCTCCAGGGTTCCGGGGTTCCCGGAACTGGATTGGCTGTGTAGAGGCCAGTCTATGCCTAGAACATTTCGGAGGACTTCAGGGGCGCCTATGCCACTTGCCCCGCGGAGCAGGGCTTAGGGGAGAAGTGGAGCGGTTGTATTCACACTTCACAGGGGGCGGGGGCCCAGTAATGGTGGGAGGAGATGCAGATGCCCAGTCCAAGGCCCTGCTGGGAATCTGTGAGGGGCCAAGTATGGAAGTCTATGTCTTGATACTGGACCCACACTACTGGGGAACTCCGAAAGAGCGTTGTGAACTGCAAGCTGCTGGATGGGTGGgctggcaaaaggcaagcagTGTCTTTGATTCCAGTTCCTTCTACAACCTGTGCTTGACCAGACAGATCTGA